A DNA window from Loxodonta africana isolate mLoxAfr1 chromosome 7, mLoxAfr1.hap2, whole genome shotgun sequence contains the following coding sequences:
- the LOC100659885 gene encoding putative olfactory receptor 56B2, producing MFQSLKNSNSSKFQLSEFILMGFPGIHEWQHWLSLPLALFYLLALGANILILITINQEATLHQPMYHFLCVLAVVDMGLATTIMPRVLAILWFNSKAISLPECFSQMYVIHCFVAMESGIFLCMAIDRYVAICQPLRYPSIITESFVVKATVLMVLRNSLLTIPVPVLAAQRYYCSQNQIEHCLCSNLGVTSLSCDDRTINSMYQLLLAWTLMGSDLGVIILSYALILQSVLRLNSAEATSKALSTCTSHLILILFFYTTVVVISITHSAAMTVPLFPVLLNVLHNVIPPALNPVVYALKNKELRQGLGKVLRLGIKKS from the coding sequence atgttccagtctctcaaAAATTCTAACAGCTCTAAGTTCCAGCTCTCTGAGTTCATCCTGATGGGATTCCCAGGTATTCATGAGTGGCAGCACTGGCTCTCCCTGCCCTTGgctctgttctacctcttagctCTTGGTGCCAATATCCTTATTCTGATCACCATCAACCAAGAGGCTACACTGCACCAGCCTATGTaccattttctttgtgtcttggCTGTGGTGGACATGGGCTTGGCTACCACTATCATGCCCAGGGTTTTGGCCATCTTGTGGTTCAATTCTAAGGCCATCAGTCTCCCTGAGTGCTTTTCTCAGATGTATGTCATACATTGTTTTGTGGCCATGGAGTCAGGCATCTTCCTGTGTATGGCTATTGATAGATATGTAGCCATTTGCCAACCTTTACGATATCCATCAATAATTACTGAATCTTTTGTGGTCAAAGCAACTGTATTAATGGTACTGAGAAATAGCCTGTTAACCATTCCAGTGCCAGTGTTGGCTGCTCAGAGATACTACTGCTCCCAGAATCAAATTGAGCATTGTCTGTGCTCTAACCTTGGAGTGACTAGCCTCTCCTGTGATGACAGGACAATCAACAGCATGTACCAGCTACTTCTGGCTTGGACACTCATGGGAAGTGACCTGGGTGTGATTATTTTATCATATGCTTTGATACTGCAGTCTGTGCTAAGGTTGAATTCAGCAGAAGCTACCTCTAAAGCCCTGAGCACCTGCACTTCCCATCTCATTCTAATTCTTTTCTTTTACACGACTGTTGTTGTCATTTCCATCACTCACAGTGCAGCAATGACAGTTCCCCTCTTCCCAGTTCTACTCAATGTGTTACACAATGTCATTCCTCCCGCCCTCAACCCCGTGGTCTATGCACTCAAGAACAAGGAGCTCAGGCAGGGCTTGGGCAAGGTACTTAGACTGGGCATCAAGAAAAGCTAA